In Cyprinus carpio isolate SPL01 chromosome A5, ASM1834038v1, whole genome shotgun sequence, the sequence caaggatttcaaggacccgtgggaaccctgtTTAATGGAACTTGAACTTTAATTAATAACCTAATgatatttggcataaaagaaaaatcgataattttgacccatacaatgtattgttggctattgctacaaatataccccagcaacttaaggttttgtggaccagggtcacattttttttttttttgtcttatttcagcTAATATTATACATCCTGAGTTAGGCATATTAGTTTTACCTCTGTGTCATTCCTCCTTACCAAGAGGACAAATTCAGTAAAAAAGTGGCAAAGCTCCCACACTCCCCTATAGTTCAGaggattttgttaaatgtgatttAAGAAAAGGTGTTTAAAGATGAATGCTACCTGTGGGGGTCTTGTGTGGAAGACCTGAGCAACTGGGGGACGGAAATGATGCAGCATGGGATGCGGCGGCTGGGCTACAGGACGCTGAATCGGACCAACCGAAACAGGAAAGGCTCTTGCTCCAGATGGAGGTGCTATAGGGCCTGGTGGCTACAACAGTGATAAAGTTAAAAATATGATATGACCAATGCACAGAACGAaagcaacaataaaaacacaatgctGAGGAGTGAGATAAGAAGTGTTTGGTCTCACTGGTTTTTGGTTGTGCGCAAGTCTCTGTGCAACCTGCTGAGTAAGATCATCAATCGACATGCCAGCCATAGTACCGCGCTCACTCTTAATTTGCTGTAGAACACGTGTCAACTGATCTCTAATgcagacagaaacagagagatcAATTTCAAAAAGCAATCAACAAACGGTGTCtaaggaagacaaaaaaaaaactactaaaattatACTGGCTCCTAAAAATGTACTAGAAAGGAAACAAGCGTATCAAATAACTCTGTGAGCTCAGTACCTTgtgcattgtgggaaatgtgAGCCCAGTCTCTCCAGCAGCTTGTCCAGTTTTCCTGCTGGCGTAGGATTGGAGGGGAGGGGCTGGGGGGAGGAGTTACGTGTAGCCGTGGATGGCATGAATGTTTGGGGAAGGTGCACTGCAGCTTGGGGTTGAAAACTGGCTCCGTGATTATTTGGTAATACAACAAAGGTGCCTGCAGAGGCAGCTGAAGGTACATGGGAGACACCTGGAACACCTGCATGTGTCTGTGGGGCTGGCGTGACAGGTCCATGGGATGAAGTTTGAGGCAGGCAGATGGTTTGCATGGGTATTTGAGGGGCAGGTGAGTGAGTTGTCAAGGGAACATAAATGTTCGGGATGTGTGCGGACTGTGGACCTATAGTGATGGGGAGGTATGGTGTGTTTTGAGGAGATGGAGCAGAAAGTGGTGGTGTGGCTCTTTGGGGTGGTGTGATCGAGGAGTGGAGTTGAGGAGGAACTATGGGAGGAGAAGTTGTGGAAGTCGACGGACCACTATTGAAAACAGGAGGGGATGTCGGATTCTGAAGTGGACTCATTATCATCTCCAACCGGAAGATCGAAAATAAATgacacataaaatatacattactaACATTCGTCTAAACTTgaacaatgcaaaataattataaaatgaaagaCCTTATTATATCACTAGAGTCACATATTCACAAAACGTGAATATGTCTAGATAGGCCATGTTTCAAACCATTGCAAAACAACCACTTTAAAACTCATTACCAGATTCTCAATTTTACAATAGCATTGTATACACCGtcatacagtattgttcaaaagtgTAGGTTAAGTAAATTCTTTCCCCCCCGAAAAATTAATACATctgttcagcaaggacacatcaatttgaacaaaagtgacagtaaacacatttaaaataatgttacaaatgtttccatttcagata encodes:
- the LOC109073813 gene encoding RING finger protein 214-like isoform X5, translated to MKQHAAEQEEHNLRVCSLEKTKDDRNHQYQGFIEKIESLQVKLELNSSKSTRKNFMVKRQELTAEKERMEEEKTRLAQELEDTEKKLKMLIEEQSQEKLSWEQEIADLRVEMETLCRQAEQASQTVLQDEIAALEMQKELMLSQVEDWIADAEKYLNFLRLNPSQNLPHQRQKWEQNIAMVRSSLVGLKNKFNENRQLLQRGEQLDGLPSVPLPLLPPVPTLEMIMSPLQNPTSPPVFNSGPSTSTTSPPIVPPQLHSSITPPQRATPPLSAPSPQNTPYLPITIGPQSAHIPNIYVPLTTHSPAPQIPMQTICLPQTSSHGPVTPAPQTHAGVPGVSHVPSAASAGTFVVLPNNHGASFQPQAAVHLPQTFMPSTATRNSSPQPLPSNPTPAGKLDKLLERLGSHFPQCTRDQLTRVLQQIKSERGTMAGMSIDDLTQQVAQRLAHNQKPPPGPIAPPSGARAFPVSVGPIQRPVAQPPHPMLHHFRPPVAQVFHTRPPQSSTRKFCLMCQNPVDAGSQYNTNCSHTIHKECVSVWLKTSKNNSCPFCPSK